The genomic interval TGGGCGGGCACGGCGCATTGACAATTGCACTACGCAACCCAGGCCGCTACCGAAGTGTGTCGGCTTTCTCGCCGATCGTCGCGCCAACCGAGGTGCCGTGGGGCAGGAAGGCATTCAGGGCTTACCTGGGCGAAGATCGTGAAGTGTGGAAGCAGTATGACACGGTGGAACTGTTGAAGAGCGCAGTCGAGCGCTTGCCATTGCTGGTGGATCAAGGCGAGGGCGACGAGTTCCTTGAGGAGCAGTTGAAACCGCAATTGCTTCGCGCGGCTTGCGAGGCGGCGGCCCATCCGCTGCGACTAAATTTGCGCCCTGGCTACGACCATAGCTATTACTTCATAAGCAATTTCATCGGCGAGCATATCGCGCACCACGCAGGAGCATTGCGTTGACTGGTCGACCACAGAGCGCCTTGGCGTTTTGACCGAGCGGGTAGTGGCGACCGTTTTACGATGTGTGGGTGCCACTACTCATTGACGCGATTGATGCTGGTGAGGTGCAGCAACGGACCCGCTGCAATTTCAATCGGCGTGCTGGCCCGGCTGACTGATCATGTTCGATGTGTGGCCTGATCAATGAAAAAGGCGCACCAACTCACGCCTTCGGCACACGCGCGGAGATGCCTCGGAGAAAGTGCTGGAGTTCCGGCGAACCACAATAAGCGACATTAAAGCGAAACCAGACGCTGTCCGTGGATGGCGAGAGCATAAATAAATCACCTCCGACGAGGGCAATCTTTGCCGCCCTGGCTTCTGCTGTGATCAGTTCCGCATTGAACTGGGCGGTTGGCTGGATTCGCCATCCGGCACTGACGAAGAGTCCACCGCGGGGCGTGGCGAGAGGGGTTATGCCGACTTCGGACAGAAACGAAAGAAATTGCTCGCGGTCGTTTGCGAGGCGCATCCGCAGTCGATCGATATAACGGCGGTGGCCCGGATCTGCCAAGACCTCATATATGCATCGCTCATTCAATTCCGATGTCGTCAGGCCGGATGCCATCTTCGTCCGGACGATACCGGAAACCAGATGATCAGGGCAAAGAATGAATCCTGTTCGCAAGGATGGGGCGATAGTCTTGGAGAAGCCGCCCAGGCAGATCACACGATTCAACCCATCCAGTGATGTCAAGGAGGGGTCCGAAGGCGAAGCGAGATCGCGATAGATATCGTCTTCGACGATGAGGAAATCGTATTGCTCGGCCAACGCGATGACCCGGTAGGCCTGCGAAGCCGGCAAAGTGGACGAAAGTGGATTCTGCAAGACCGAACTGAGAAAAATCGCCTTGGGCCGGTGCTCCGCGGCCATCGCGGCCAGCTTATCGACGTGCAGTCCATCCGCTCCCCGAGGAACGCCAAGCATGCGCACGCCGTGGCTGCGCAGAAGATGGTTGGTGTTGAAGTAACCGGGCTCTTCGACAAATACCGTGTCACCTGGCTGCAGAATGGTTCGGACGACAAGGTCGAGACCGTGCGATACCCCGTTCGTGAGAATGATCTGCTCCGGCGAGACAGGGCAGAATCGCTCGGTAAATCCGCGGGCGAGCAATTGGCGGAGGCGCTGGAAGCCGAGCGGATGACCGTAGCCGACCAGACGCTCAGCGGGCATCTTGATGGCCTGCCTGACCGCCTGTAGCAGCGTGCTCTCGCTACACCACTCCGGCGGAAGCACACCGGAACCAACCGGCTGCAGGTCCGGGTCCTGGTTCCACACCAGCACCGGCAGCCATGAGCCTGAGGCCGCTTCCTTTCTTTTCGGCGGCTCATCCAGCAATGCTGTCACGTGCGCGGCGCGCGAAGTGACGAAGTACCCGGAGCCGGGCCGCGAACTCAGTACGCCCCGGGAGACCAGCACATCGTATGCCTCGGCCACTGTAAAGGTGCTGACGTCAAGGGATTTTGCAAGCTCCCGCACCGACGGTGTCTTC from Paraburkholderia phytofirmans PsJN carries:
- a CDS encoding aminotransferase-like domain-containing protein; the encoded protein is MIAYAPPSAAHVPANNKISANDCEATTLSIASSPRREWTLLELLRIERQRGVSLVKQIVASLDALVDSGRLRPGTKTPSVRELAKSLDVSTFTVAEAYDVLVSRGVLSSRPGSGYFVTSRAAHVTALLDEPPKRKEAASGSWLPVLVWNQDPDLQPVGSGVLPPEWCSESTLLQAVRQAIKMPAERLVGYGHPLGFQRLRQLLARGFTERFCPVSPEQIILTNGVSHGLDLVVRTILQPGDTVFVEEPGYFNTNHLLRSHGVRMLGVPRGADGLHVDKLAAMAAEHRPKAIFLSSVLQNPLSSTLPASQAYRVIALAEQYDFLIVEDDIYRDLASPSDPSLTSLDGLNRVICLGGFSKTIAPSLRTGFILCPDHLVSGIVRTKMASGLTTSELNERCIYEVLADPGHRRYIDRLRMRLANDREQFLSFLSEVGITPLATPRGGLFVSAGWRIQPTAQFNAELITAEARAAKIALVGGDLFMLSPSTDSVWFRFNVAYCGSPELQHFLRGISARVPKA